Proteins co-encoded in one Rattus rattus isolate New Zealand chromosome 5, Rrattus_CSIRO_v1, whole genome shotgun sequence genomic window:
- the Cstf1 gene encoding cleavage stimulation factor subunit 1 encodes MYRTKVGLKDRQQLYKLIISQLLYDGYISIANGLINEIKPQSVCAPSEQLLHLIKLGMENDDTAVQYAIGRSDTVAPGTGIDLEFDADVQTMSPEASEYETCYVTSHKGPCRVATYSRDGQLIATGSADASIKILDTERMLAKSAMPIEVMMNETAQQNMENHPVIRTLYDHVDEVTCLAFHPTEQILASGSRDYTLKLFDYSKPSAKRAFKYIQEAEMLRSISFHPSGDFILVGTQHPTLRLYDINTFQCFVSCNPQDQHTDAICSVNYNPSANMYVTGSKDGCIKLWDGVSNRCITTFEKAHDGAEVCSAIFSKNSKYILSSGKDSVAKLWEISTGRTLVRYTGAGLSGRQVHRTQAVFNHTEDYILLPDERTISLCCWDSRTAERRNLLSLGHNNIVRCIVHSPTNPGFMTCSDDFRARFWYRRSTTD; translated from the exons ATGTACAGAACCAAAGTGGGCCTGAAGGACCGCCAGCAGCTCTACAAGCTGATCATCAGCCAGCTGCTCTATGACGGATACATTAGCATCGCCAATGGCCTCATCAACGAGATCAAGCCGCAGTCGGTGTGTGCACCCTCGGAGCAGCTCCTGCACCTCATCAAGCTAG GGATGGAGAACGATGACACTGCAGTTCAGTATGCCATTGGTCGCTCTGACACGGTTGCCCCTGGCACAGGGATTGACCTGGAGTTTGATGCAGACGTCCAAACAATGTCTCCCGAGGCTTCGGAGTATGAAACCTGTTATGTCACCTCTCACAAAGGCCCATGCCGAGTGGCCACCTACAGCAGAGATGGGCAGTTGATAGCCACAGGGTCTGCGGATGCTTCCATCAAGATACTGGACACAGAGAGGATGCTGGCCAAGAGCGCCATGCCCATCGAG GTCATGATGAATGAGACTGCACAACAGAACATGGAGAACCACCCAGTGATCCGAACTCTTTACGACCATGTGGATGAAGTCACGTGTCTTGCTTTTCACCCAACAGAACAGATCCTGGCCTCCGGCTCAAGGGATTATACTCTAAAATTGTTTGATTATTCCAAACCCTCTGCAAAAAGAGCCTTTAAATACATTCAG GAAGCTGAGATGCTGCGCTCCATCTCTTTCCATCCTTCTGGAGACTTCATCCTCGTCGGAACCCAGCATCCCACGCTTCGCCTTTATGACATCAACACCTTCCAGTGTTTCGTCTCCTGCAATCCCCAAGACCAGCACACCGACGCCATCTGCTCTGTCAACTATAATCCTAGTGCCAACATGTACGTCACTGGCAGCAAGGACGGCTGCATCAAGCTGTGGGATGGCGTCTCCAATCGCTGCATCACAACCTTTGAGAAAGCTCACGACGGGGCAGAAGTCTGTTCTGCCATTTTCTCCAAGAATTCCAAGTACATCCTCTCAAGTGGAAAAGACTCTGTAGCTAAACTCTGGGAAATATCCACGGGACGGACACTGGTGAGGTACACAG GCGCAGGGCTGAGTGGACGGCAAGTGCACCGGACACAGGCTGTGTTCAACCACACTGAGGACTATATTTTGCTGCCGGACGAAAGGACCATCAGCCTGTGCTGCTGGGACTCTAGGACAGCTGAGCGCAGGAACCTGCTGTCCCTGGGCCACAACAACATTGTGCGCTGCATAGTGCACTCCCCGACCAACCCTGGCTTCATGACGTGCAGCGACGACTTCCGAGCTCGGTTCTGGTACCGGAGGTCCACCACTGACTGA